The Desertibacillus haloalkaliphilus genome includes a window with the following:
- a CDS encoding MurR/RpiR family transcriptional regulator — MTGLCIPKIKGTYPQFSDKEKKIADYILENPNNIIHLTISQMADDLGVAEATIFRFCKRIGFKGYQAMKIALASEVVNQMQDIHETIHEGDDEKTVAEKVFKSNIKTLEETLQVIESEPFKTAVDALLQARRIEFYGSGGSGIIALDAHHKFIRTGIPTAAYMDSHFQLMSASQLTDEDVVVLLSHSGTSRDILQALEVAKEHSVRTIGITTLAKSPLSEGVDIPLYTVSEETEFRSEALASRLAQLSIIDALFVNVSIGRKDVMKTSLQNMREAISLKRI, encoded by the coding sequence ATGACAGGTCTTTGTATTCCGAAAATAAAGGGAACCTACCCACAGTTTAGCGATAAAGAAAAAAAAATTGCTGATTATATACTCGAGAACCCAAATAACATTATCCATTTAACGATCAGTCAAATGGCTGATGACCTAGGTGTTGCTGAGGCAACAATCTTTAGATTTTGCAAACGAATTGGATTTAAAGGCTATCAAGCAATGAAAATCGCACTCGCTTCTGAAGTCGTTAATCAGATGCAGGACATCCATGAAACGATTCATGAGGGAGATGATGAGAAAACCGTCGCGGAAAAAGTTTTTAAATCAAATATCAAGACCTTAGAAGAAACACTTCAAGTGATTGAAAGTGAACCATTTAAAACAGCTGTCGATGCCCTACTTCAGGCACGTAGAATTGAATTTTACGGTAGCGGAGGGTCTGGTATTATCGCATTGGATGCACACCATAAATTCATTAGGACTGGTATTCCAACGGCTGCCTATATGGATTCTCACTTTCAACTTATGTCTGCTTCTCAGTTGACAGATGAAGATGTTGTCGTCTTATTATCTCACTCAGGCACAAGTCGCGATATCCTCCAAGCCCTTGAAGTTGCCAAAGAACACAGCGTACGAACGATCGGCATTACCACATTAGCAAAATCACCATTAAGTGAAGGTGTTGACATCCCATTATATACCGTATCTGAGGAAACCGAATTCAGGTCAGAGGCACTTGCCTCGCGCCTCGCTCAATTAAGTATCATTGATGCACTCTTTGTTAATGTAAGCATCGGACGCAAGGATGTAATGAAAACATCATTACAAAATATGAGAGAAGCGATTTCTCTTAAGCGAATTTAA